CCACACGGAGACGCGCTATGGACTCGATACATGTTTTGTTGGAAACGAGCGAAGGGGATATGCTTGCAGTGCTTTATCCTGAAGCCGCCCCAAAAACAGTGGCCAACTTTCTGGCCTATGTGGACGAGGGCCACTATAATGAAACCCTCTTTCACCGTATTGTGCGCGGCTTTGTCGTGCAGGGCGGCGGCTATGACCGGTTCTGGGTCAAAAAGCCGGTCAAAGAGCCGGTACCCAATGAAGCTCATAACGGTCTGTCCAACCGGAAAGGAACACTGGCCATGGCCCGGACCCCGGAGAAGGATTCGGCCCGGGACGAATTTTTTATCAATGCAGCGGACAATACGGCCCTGGACCACAGGGACGAAACGGACGAAGGCTTCGGCTACTCCGTTTTCGGAGAACTCGTGGAAGGGTTCGACGTGCTGAAGAAAATCAATTGGAAAGTGGTCAAGGCGCGGCCGGACTTTCCTGAAGCGCCTCAGGAAGAGGTTGTGCTCTACTCGGTGCAGCGTTTCGCCTGAACACCGGAGAGCCTGCCGGTGGTCACAACTGCCCCAGGCTGTGCCACAAGCTGGCCTTCTTTGACAGACATGTTTGCCGCTGCCCTCCAGATGCAGTTCGCCTGTCCAGGAGACAGGACCACTGCCACGAGTTCGTCGCCGAGGGACGCAACAAGTTGGACAAACTTCCGGATGGGCCTTGGTAAAACTGGGCAAGTCCTGCCTTAGATGGTATGTATTCCCCAAATGGTCGCCCGGAACAAATACGATGGGCTGGTGCGCCTGTTCCACGTCTTCAACATCCAGGACTAAAACCACCCCTGAATCAGGAGAATGCAATGCGCCAAATGAGTCGCCGGATGTTTCTCCAACTCTGCTCAGGGCTTGCGGCCAGTGGAGCCCTTCTGCAGTCCACCATTGCCCGCGCCGTCGGTACGGGCCCAGACACCACCCTTTCTCCGGAGGAACCGATGTCCGCTCCGAAAACCATAGGGCTGGCCCTCGGCGCCGGCGGGGCTAACGGTCTGGCCCATATCCGCATGCTGGAAGTCTTCGACGAACTCGGCATCCGTCCCCACAAAATCGCCGGCAGCAGCATCGGCGCGATCATTGGCGCGCTGTACGCCTCTGGACTGAGCGCCAAGGAAATCGGCGAGGTGGTCAATGAATTGGTGGTCCGGGAAGAGGACACCTGGAAGGATGTCTTTGTGAACAAGGACATTTTCAAATGGATCGAGTTCCTGGATCCGGAACTGGGGCAGGGCGGTCTGGTCAGTAGCGACGCATTTTTATCGTTTCTTTTCAAGCAGATTCGGGTAGAGAGCTTCGAAGCTCTGACCATCCCGCTGGCCGTGGTGGCCACGGATTTCTGGCAGCGGCGGGCCGTGGTCTTTGACAAGGGACTTTTGCTGTCAGCAGTCCAGGGGAGCATGGCCTTGCCCGGCCTGTTCACCCCGGTGCGGCGTGACGGCCTGGTCCTGATCGACGGCGGAGCGGTGAATCCTGTGCCCTATGATATTTTGGCCCCATCGTGCGAGGCCACAATTGCCGTGGACGTGGCCGGAAAGCGCTCACCCAAGAAAGACTTGTCCTTTCTGGACACTATCTTCAACACCTTCCAGATCATGCAGCACTCCATCGTGGCCGAAAAAACCTCCGCCAATCCCCCGGATATCTCCATTGTTCCAGACATCGTCGATATAAGGGCCCTGGAATTCTACAAGGTCGACACGATCTACCGCCAGGCCAAACCCGCCAAAGACCAGCTCAAACGGGAGCTGTCCGCCTTGTTGGAACGCTGAGCAGCCCCACTGTCTGAGAGCCTCGCCTGAGAACCTCCAAAACGCCGACCTAGTGTTGTCCTGTTTGAAAAACGAAAAAACAGTGGTCAAAGACTTCCATCCTGGATAGGGTTCGAGACAATGGGACCTGTCTCTGCGACAGGCGCCGGATTGTCTGACAAGGAGGTCTGCCATGATCCGCATACTTTTGCTGGCATTATGTCTGGGCTGTCTGCTCGGTCCCGCTGTGACCACCGGGTGGACCGATATTGTGACCACCACCGAACACTATACCGTGGATGGGACCCGCTATGAGGGCTTTTTTGCCCGCAACACCCAACTGGGCAACATGCAGCCTGTGGTCGTCCTCATCCACGATTGGGACGGGCTGGGGGAATATGAGCAAACCCGAGCCCGCATGCTGGCCCGGGCCGGATACGCCGCTTTTGCTGTTGATCTCTACGGAAAAGGCGTCCGGCCCCATACCCTCGAGGCCAAGCGGACCCGCAGCGGTGCACTCTACAAGGACCGTGAAGAGTTTCGAAAACGGTTGTTCGGCAGCCTTGCAGCCCTGGACGGCCTGGAGGGAGTGGATCCCGGCCGGGTCGTAGTCCTAGGGTATTGTTTTGGCGGTGCGGCAGTGCTGGAACTCGCCCGAGCGGGCGCGGATCTTCAGGGAGGGATCTGTTTTCACGGCGGGCTGACAACCCCGGAAGGACAGCATTACGCCGAACTCAAAGGGCCGCTGCTTATTTTGCACGGGACCGAGGACGCGGTCGCTCCGATGGAGGATGTCCTCAGCCTGACCCGGGATCTGGATACCGTAGATGCCACGTTTCGCATCAAGCTCTACAGCGGCACCGGCCACGCTTTTACCGAATGGTCAGGGGACCGTTACGCGGCCACGGCCGATCTCGATTCCTGGCAGGAATGTCTGCGTTTTCTGGAGGCCAGGCTGGGAAACGGGACTCAACGGTGACCCCCTCCGGCCGGAGCCCAAAGTTCTCGGCCACGGCCGGAGAGGCGAAGACCGCTTCCACGCTCGTCCTGCGCTTATTGTTCCACCGAATAATACCCCGGTCCGAGAATGACCGTCTTGCCGTTATC
The sequence above is drawn from the Desulfohalobium retbaense DSM 5692 genome and encodes:
- a CDS encoding peptidylprolyl isomerase; translation: MDSIHVLLETSEGDMLAVLYPEAAPKTVANFLAYVDEGHYNETLFHRIVRGFVVQGGGYDRFWVKKPVKEPVPNEAHNGLSNRKGTLAMARTPEKDSARDEFFINAADNTALDHRDETDEGFGYSVFGELVEGFDVLKKINWKVVKARPDFPEAPQEEVVLYSVQRFA
- a CDS encoding patatin-like phospholipase family protein → MRQMSRRMFLQLCSGLAASGALLQSTIARAVGTGPDTTLSPEEPMSAPKTIGLALGAGGANGLAHIRMLEVFDELGIRPHKIAGSSIGAIIGALYASGLSAKEIGEVVNELVVREEDTWKDVFVNKDIFKWIEFLDPELGQGGLVSSDAFLSFLFKQIRVESFEALTIPLAVVATDFWQRRAVVFDKGLLLSAVQGSMALPGLFTPVRRDGLVLIDGGAVNPVPYDILAPSCEATIAVDVAGKRSPKKDLSFLDTIFNTFQIMQHSIVAEKTSANPPDISIVPDIVDIRALEFYKVDTIYRQAKPAKDQLKRELSALLER
- a CDS encoding dienelactone hydrolase family protein, translating into MIRILLLALCLGCLLGPAVTTGWTDIVTTTEHYTVDGTRYEGFFARNTQLGNMQPVVVLIHDWDGLGEYEQTRARMLARAGYAAFAVDLYGKGVRPHTLEAKRTRSGALYKDREEFRKRLFGSLAALDGLEGVDPGRVVVLGYCFGGAAVLELARAGADLQGGICFHGGLTTPEGQHYAELKGPLLILHGTEDAVAPMEDVLSLTRDLDTVDATFRIKLYSGTGHAFTEWSGDRYAATADLDSWQECLRFLEARLGNGTQR